One stretch of Anolis sagrei isolate rAnoSag1 chromosome 11, rAnoSag1.mat, whole genome shotgun sequence DNA includes these proteins:
- the LOC132763775 gene encoding carboxyl-terminal PDZ ligand of neuronal nitric oxide synthase protein-like, whose protein sequence is MPARLQNRYNLVEEAGEARGAALHSEEAFQHGIVFQAKYIGSLDVPRPNSRVEIVAAMRRIRYEFKAKNIKKKKVNLVVSVDGVKVILWKKQKRKEWTWDEGKMLVMHDPVYRIFYVSHDSQDLKIFSYIARDGTNNSFRCNVFKSKKKTQAMRVVRTVGQAFEVCHKLSLQHALQNADGQADGASNNSAEEPQLEGLHLAGPAMMDGERAPVILEGTGVPDGRASEQPLAVAELGVSLPGPNLKDRSSQETEGGSLLRPLAAQPLGSPTSPCSSSSGATPLASQHCLQLLQHQLLQQQQQTQVAVAQVQLLKDQLSAETTARIEAQARVRQLLLTNRDLLQHVSLLVKQLKELEIKVQLRHPVDRSLQNLSLAQSLSLNLKNHYSLEISLPSASTPASVLGSPVALRNACGSYLDLANLDKGMPNGTGSEEHLLLALEGPEGLRSVEGSEATDSSSVPNGTGPPKGKGPSPPVQEERVQPFIPKLNPPPPTLRRRSSKTTSPSLEAETTTSPGTSTLTSVAVLSLSCAESEARTAGSRAELSRGHASQERGRAVVRGPLAKSLLAHLDQGSVRDSASNLDFKWPFSSGAGGGNETRLHISLSEDELDKAGIARA, encoded by the exons tATGAATTCAAGGCCAAGAACATCAAGAAGAAGAAGGTTAACCTTGTTGTCTCTGTGGACGGCGTGAAAGTCATCCTCTggaagaaacagaag AGAAAAGAATGGACTTGGGATGAGGGCAAGATGCTGGTGATGCACGACCCTGTTTACAG GATTTTCTACGTCTCGCATGACTCCCAAGACCTGAAAATCTTCAGCTACATCGCCAGGGATGGCACCAACAACTCCTTCCGGTGCAACGTCTTCAAATCCAAAAAAAAG ACCCAGGCCATGCGCGTGGTGCGGACGGTGGGCCAGGCCTTCGAGGTCTGCCACAAACTCAGCCTCCAACACGCCCTGCAGAACGCCGATGGCCAGGCCGACGGGGCCAGCAACAATTCGGCCGAGGAGCCACAGCTAGAAG GTCTGCATCTGGCTGGTCCAGCCATGATGGATGGAGAAAGAGCTCCTGTGATTTTGGAGGGGACCGGAGTGCCAGACGGGAGGGCTTCTGAGCAACCGTTGGCAGTGGCCGAATTGGGGGTCTCTCTGCCGGGGCCAAACCTGAAGGACCGGAGCAGCCAG GAGACTGAGGGTGGCTCCCTCCTCCGCCCTCTGGCCGCACAGCCCCTGGGCAGCCCCACCAgcccctgctcctcctcctcggggGCCACCCCACTGGCCTCGCAGCACTGCCTCCAGCTCCTCCAGCACCAGCTCcttcaacagcagcagcagacccAGGTGGCCGTGGCCCAG GTGCAGCTGCTGAAAGACCAGCTGTCCGCCGAGACCACGGCCCGAATTGAGGCTCAGGCCCGCGTCCGGCAGCTGCTTCTGACCAACCGCGACCTCCTTCAACACGTCTCCTTGCTGGTCAAGCAACTCAAAGAGCTGGAGATCAAGGTGCAGCTGCGGCATCCAG TTGACCGTTCACTACAGAACTTGTCCCTGGCCCAGTCCCTCTCTCTCAACCTGAAGAACCACTACAGCCTTGAAATCAGCCTGCCGTCCGCCTCAACGCCGGCCAGCGTCCTGGGCAGCCCCGTGGCCCTTCGGAACGCCTGTGGCTCCTACCTGGACCTGGCCAACTTGGACAAGGGGATGCCCAACGGCACGGGGAGCGAGGAGCACCTCCTTCTGGCCCTGGAGGGGCCCGAGGGCCTCCGCAGCGTGGAAGGCTCCGAGGCCACCGACAGCAGCAGCGTGCCCAATGGGACCGGGCCACCAAAGGGCAAGGGACCCAGCCCTCCGGTGCAGGAGGAGAG GGTCCAACCATTCATCCCCAAGCTGAACCCACCCCCACCGACCCTGCGGAGGAGGTCAAGCAAAACCACCTCCCCGTCTCTGGAAGCAGAAACCACCACCAGCCCCGGCACCTCCACACTCACCAGTGTCGCCGTCCTCTCCCTCTCGTGTGCCGAATCCGAGGCCAGGACAGCAGGAAGCCGTGCCGAGTTGAGCCGGGGGCATGCAAGCCAGGAGCGAGGCAGAGCGGTGGTGAGGGGTCCACTGGCCAAGAGCCTTTTGGCCCACCTGGATCAGGGCTCGGTGCGCGACTCAGCCAGCAACTTGGACTTCAAATGGCCCTTCTCCTCAGGGGCTGGCGGCGGGAATGAAACCCGTTTGCACATCAGCCTCTCGGAGGACGAGCTGGACAAGGCGGGGATCGCACGCGCGTGA